GTGGAAGTTTTCTCTGGAGAACCGCTGATACGTTCTTCCCCACAATAACTCTTTCGTCTTCCCTCAGTCTTTTTAGGTTGACttacaaatttttcaaaaattttgcgtaCTTTGACAGTTGTTTGATTGCGTCTAATAGGGAAATATTGATCTCTACGTTGCGGAATACCTCCAAGATCTCTTTTTCTTTATCCTGTTTCTTCGGTTTctccaacctgctaggaaagggAGGCGGATTGGTTTTAACTTCAATGATCGGGTCAGAGAGTACCACTGAATTTTTGATACTTATGTTTTCTGCCTCAAGTTCTTTCTCAATCTTCTCTTCATCCTTATCCTTTGAAGTCACGAATTCGGGTTCCTGAATTTCTTTCTCGCTCCTTAAGGTCATTAGACTTAAATTCTTCGGGTTCTGTTTAGGTTGAGATGGCAATTTTTCGTGAACTTGAGATTCCAGGCGATTGATTGCTACTGCCATCTGACTTTGCATTGCTTGTATCTGACCCATTTGACTTTGCAAGTTAGATTCCATCTTTTGTTGGCTAGTAATTAGCTGCTTCATCATTTCTTCCAAAGACGGGCCTAAGTTTGAAGGTGGGGATGGTACTGGCCGAGGTTGGTATTGCTGATGATACCATTGCTGTCTGTTCGGTGTAAAATTTGATTACCTATTCCCTCCATAGCTGAGGTTCGGGTGATCACTCCAACCCGGATTGTACGTGTTCGAGCACGGGTCATATGGCTTTTTTGACGCGGACGCGCGGACGCGTGACCAGTCATGTTTACTTGCTCTGTATTCCCTTCTTGAATCATCAAGCACATTTCTGTAGAATGACCCATGGTAGTACAAATTTTACACACCTTGGCCTGTGGTGCATAAATACAGCCAATTACCTAACAAAGGACGTTAATTTCGTCAATTACTGTTGGATAGAGGATGTTTCTATCTCATTCACTCTGTGTATCGGGACATCCTCTTTTGTACCGAATTACTACGAGTTCTCAGCTATcccttcaatcaactcccaCGCTTCTCGAGAAGTCTTGTTCACCAacgcccctccacttgcagcatcaataATATTCCTGTATTTGAAAAGTAGCCCATCATAAAATACTGGATGAGCAAttgctcacttatttggtgCTGGAGACACTTAATGCATAATTTCTTGAATCGCTCCCAGTAATCATAGAGCGTCTCTCCTAGATGTTACTTGATACCACATATCTCATTCCTTAGACTTACTGCTCGAGatgcaagaaaatatttttctaagaattttttcttcagCTGCTCTCAAGTGGTGATACTACCTAGAGAAAGGTAGTACAGCCAGTTTTTTGCAAATCCTTGAGAAAGAAGgggaatgccctcatttttatctaTTCTTCTGTAATTTTCGGGAGTTTAAAACTGTTACAAATGACATCGAACTCTTGCAAGTGCTTATGAGGCTTCTTACTTGATAAATCATGGAAAGATGACAAGAGATGAATTACaccagattttaactcaaatgggTTGTTATCATTCAAACTTGGAAAATTAATGTATAatggctgctgatttaaattagGGGCAACCAACTCCCTTAGTATTCGTGCATTAGCCATAGCAACTTCTTCTCGATCCGAATCACTCGAAATATAACCAAATGAACTTCTTGCTACAACTTTCGGATCAAATCTTTGAGATGTAGCACTAGATTGCTCCTCTCTAAGCTGTCTGGTCTCTTTTCGTGTTCTCCGTGCAGTCTTCTCTACCTCAGTGTTAAAAATCAATTCACTTGTACGAGAAAAATGAGACATATACTAGAAAAGtaccagaaaattagaacaagaatgaacttaaaaagaaacaaataaactAATGCCACTCCCCGGTAActgcgccaaaaattgacagatTGTCGATacttgtgcaataataaaaatgaacCTAATTACCAATTAAAGTAGTTGTAACCCAATTCTAAATACTGGAGTAGAGACTCTAGATGTACAATAGATTATTTGATTCACCATGTTTTCGAAGAGTTtgtttaatccgatataccagaatagGATTGCTTATTAACAAGAAATTATTGATTTGTATAAAGAGCAAGTAAGGTCGTCTCCTCAGGAATttgggatatttgtctcttttgaaattcaaagtAACAAGGGAGTGTTTTTGTATAAACGGTGACAATTAAAATAGTTCAAATAGAAACAAATACCTAgttaaaaattaaatgacaatttactaaaatcagattaataataattagagatttagccaagaaataacttcagcaactgttcacttaattgatcattgatgcaaatgtaattccaattatttactaataaataggttataactgtcaaacaagcgatgacagtcaaccacttcttactgtgtcggtgattaagatACACCTGTTAATtactactctaattgagaaataattctaggtacgcccgtaagatttaattccccaattacCTTACGTATTacaggagccctattctaatcaaataatgGACTACCAGGGTCATTTTAGATTAGCCTGCGCATTCCCCTaacacaaatctaatcatgccagttgtcactattttagagcaattaaacaattacgaatttaatgctccaattgacaataggttactaaatcaattcattatccggatccaagataatcaattaattaaacaaccataagcactaCAATCaaagaatatgcaaataccaataaataagaggaataaataaaattaattcgatctcacaatttttagacgAATCAAAACCTCCGTAGTTTCTTGGCTAGAAAAAAAGATTTAGTTCATCTCTATGAAGAAAATCCCACGCGAAAATTCAGAAGTAAAGGTAAAAACACATCCGATTTACAAGCCAGTTTCATGTGTCATCCATAATCTGTTACTCACCCAAACCTGAGAACAAAAATATAGAATGCGACTTTAGTCAATGTTTGAAAACCTGAACCgtcaattgaaccggtgaagtgaaagggtcgagattCAACCGGTCAGACCGGTTCGACCTcgattcaatgaattttttaaaaaataatttatataaatatatatatgcacagaataagacatgcaatggactaatttaaaactttatatgatgaaaagtttactatttttgaataacttgaattttcaaatataaaatttttaaattataagttaaaacaaataaatttcatctcaatttcaattatatctaccaaaaaaacttaaatctaacccaaaaatatcacaatattttgaaattatacaaaattcacgtatatgagaatttagacattgtgaacttaaattttaatttagagattgcaatttaaaaaagaaagtttggaatttgaagaagtcaagagaatcgaaaataaaaatgcaaacttgataagaaacaaaaaatgagtggttgtggcattaaataatttgggttaaagaaaaataattattttttaacttttttcaatttaatgggcaaaaataaaattaaaagatggaagaaaatatcaataaattaaaactaaagaggtttgattaaaaagagagtgacaaaagaaaaaagaagagagagagagagagagagagagagccataaaaggatgaaattttgtaaaaaaaaatgaaaaaaagaaatatggatgtttgttttatataaataagttataaaaaaaactaataagatatGATGATGTAATTGTTACTACATTGGTTTTcaattacaaaggtcttgagaTCGAAGTTTGATAATTGCATTTtgtaaaacttaaaaaaaaaaaaaaagagggaaactTGAAAACTGAAAATCACCGGTTCAATCTGATTCAGCGATTTTTCACGAGTTGACCGGTTTTGACCGATTTTCTGACAAAGCCAACTCTAACATAGAACCAGACCGATGCCATGACCGGTTCGCGGTTGGCCGATCCGGTCGGGGCCTGTTTTCAAAACACTGACTTTAGTACGAAAAAAGAATGATTAATCTGAAACGGCTGCGACTAATACAGAGGAATTTAGAAGGCTTTCAAAGTCGTTTTACCTTGAATTATAATGCACTACAGAATTATACCCCAACAATACTATGAATAACTGTTACAGAATTGAGCTCTTCATCATTAATAACTAGAAATATATTTATGCAGTCACAAGAATTATGGGATTCTAGTAAATGGAATAAGGCAAACACATTGACCAGAATATTTGAAATATTGACTTTCAACAAATAAGAGTACTAATAGTGAGACATGTTTGATGGGTTTGGAAGGATTCAAAAAGTCTGCCTGGCAATATTATACTTTTTCCCTTCCAAAGGTTCCAAAACATAAACCAGACAACAAAGTTGCAAtgttgaaataaaaaaaaagggatttaTCACCAGACAGTCACCACTAACTTCAGAAAAAACTGAGCAAAGTTTTCAGTTGGTTCGCTGTTTCTTGGCTTTTTGATCAAGAGTCAATTGCTCTAAGAAATTAACGACATGTCGCATATCTACTCGGTCAACTGGATCATGTTGCAAACATTTCCTTGCCAATTCTGTGATTTTATATCCAGCAGCTGCATTCACATGAAAATCTTCATTGACAAGAGATGCTTGATTTTCGCGAAAACTTGACCGTGCAATTGTACTCAGACTACAGTTGGACTGATAATACTTTTTCATTATCAGCTGACAGAGTACACAACCGTAGGCAAAAACCTCTGATTTAGAAGTCCATAGATCTACAACGTTTGAAACAATATCAGAATCAGATAGCTGTTTTATAAATCTATCCTAATTATTTAAAGATTCGTGCCACCAAATGAAAAGCAACTTAGTTCAAACAAGGCATTTATAAGTCTATACACTTGAAAGAACGTCCGAAGCCATTCTATCAAAAATATTCAACTAAAAAGCATCTCATTAAACACGAAAACAAATGGCTGAATACGGCATTTCATGTGcataatacaaaaataacagTTTGGTGTAATACAGATGACGAAAAGAAAAGGTATCATTTTGCCAAAAAATATCACCAAAAAAGGTTAAAGCATTGGTTATGGGGTGTATCTCATGTCAGGTTATACTACTAAAGCCCTTCATGCATGTAGTGCATGTGGAAATTCTCATTATTTTGCAACTGCAACATGAAGCTAAAAGGTCAAGCAAactgtattttgacttttaaATAAACACAAacacaaaggataaaaatataaatctaattaAATTCTACAAAGGGATTATGAGATCAGCAAAGTTCAAAGAACCCTGTATACACCTCATCCCCTTTTTGCATGACTGGTGAACATGAAAAACAGAGACACAATTAAATTCAGGATATCGCCTGCATATTATATTGCAACAAGCTCAAAAATAGAAGAAACTCAAGATAAGAAGTATCACATAAGCTATCTCCTTCCTCTAATTTAGATATCATTAATTTTGCAAGTTCATGTTTGAACCAATTCTTTAAATGACAGATCATAAAGATTCACTATCTTCATGCAAGAAAAGCTCTTTAAATCTTTAAGTCATTCAGTTGCCAACTCAATTTAAAAAACTATCACAAATGAAAGTAAAATTTTGTTGCACTTCGCttcaaagattttttttttttttaaaaaaagaactTTCTGAAACAATTCTAAAATGGATGCAGCAGATCCTCTCCCAGCTAGGATAAAGGTTTCACCTTGATTTGTGTCCTCATAGGAGGAgttggaaaaatcaaaattggGCATGGCACTCTCTGACCTTTTCAAATTAGAAGGAGAATAAGATGGTTGAGGCGACTAATTAAGAAGAAATTATGGAAAACCTTGAATGAAATTTGAAGTAAATTGTTTTTCAAAACCTGGTTTGTTGAGCATAAcacaaccaatcacacatactgGCAGAACCAATCACACTTCATCAATATAACAGTGCTATAAAGATAAATGTTCACTTTTGACAACATTATAGCTTCCAATAAGAAAACCAAAAAACGACACCATAGGGATTTTTTGAGGAGGCAAAGTACACCCACAAAAATTCTTCGAGATGGTTGGGGCGGAGAATGTAACAAGACAACCATTACACTATATGATTACCTGGGTTTTTAAGCCCGAAATCCTAGAAAGAGAACCTTCATAGTTTGCTTCAAGATCTCTTAGCAACTTAGACCAAAAATAATTACCCACAAAGACCACtaattcattttctaagaaaccAAAATACATACAACTCCTTACAGAATGGAGCTTATGATGCACACAACAACGTTCATAGTTGAGCATATAAGATGAGGATACATGCCTGAGTCATCTTTAACAACTGGGTCTGGAGCAAAAATAGAATAAATCCACTTGAGAACACCTGTAGATGCTCCATTGCTAGGGTCCAATACGCACCGATGAAGACCCAACTCAAATAATGCTACATTATATTCCTGCAAATGAAAGAATACTAGCTGACCCCTAATAAGAGAGTGATTTATAAGAAATAATGAGAAATACAATAGTATATCCAACCTCATCTAGCAGAATCAAACTAGCATCAAGAGCACCAAGTAGAATGTGGTTATCATGCAACCACTCTAAAAACTTCGCTAACTGAAGCGCCACTTTCATTCGCTCATCCCAATCAAAGTTATCTAAATTTGATCACTGATAACATAAGTATAAAATACTAC
This portion of the Coffea eugenioides isolate CCC68of chromosome 11, Ceug_1.0, whole genome shotgun sequence genome encodes:
- the LOC113753708 gene encoding receptor-like kinase LIP2, which codes for MMEEEEESSQFLSELEKLRYEPYYYQEDNILKSPYFQPIHFLNPSSLFKEFKKKAEEFREINKIDGKDLDTVKYCDFSMLNEITDGFKKENFVQKALCGSLYRGNIRLGSRTQQVLVKTWDFYEIPGRTVDYPVYPSIFSAELNRLIQKELKGHDNLVNLIGYCFDKKLAVVYEAKADRVLSQELNSDNFDWDERMKVALQLAKFLEWLHDNHILLGALDASLILLDEEYNVALFELGLHRCVLDPSNGASTGVLKWIYSIFAPDPVVKDDSDLWTSKSEVFAYGCVLCQLIMKKYYQSNCSLSTIARSSFRENQASLVNEDFHVNAAAGYKITELARKCLQHDPVDRVDMRHVVNFLEQLTLDQKAKKQRTN